The DNA sequence CGGTTTCGTACAGAGACTTCAAGCCAGTGATCTCCCGGCTCCGCACCTCTTCTTTCTCGGAAATTTGCAGCTGAAGAACGCTGTTTTCCGATTCCAGACTCCGCACCTTTTCGATATAAATGGCCAGACGGTCGTTCAGGTTTCTCAGTTCTTCTTTCTCCCGCAACCTGGTTATCCTTGTGGGGCTCAACGGGGTGCTAGCAGCGCTGGAACGAGTGCTTATTCTTTGCCCAGCCGGGGTTGAAGTTGCTGTCGCCATTGTAACAAAAGAAGCAAATGTAGGAGACCAAATTGCGAAACAAAGCAGGCCGAAAAAAAACCTATGCAGGACAAAATCcctaaaagtacaaaaaaaaaaccaatatgTAGATTTTCCCACAAAGCCAAGCTATTTATAAAATCAAGGAGCAGAAATCATATATTTATCGTGATtcccttctttaaaaaaatattataaatacaaaagGGGTATAATGAagccaataaaaaagaaaaaaagcgcAAGCAAAGCAAAAAGGGAAAAGCAAGCTAGGAATTGACCAAAAAAAACCCTACAAACCGCCTCCCTTCACTTTGTCTCCCAACCGAATGAAAGAAAGGGTTTGACTAATATGGCCGCTCATTAGCATCTAACAGCAACGTGACTGTATGAAACCAATGATATAAAGTAACGAAAGCCGTCCTTTCAAATTGCGAGTTTGAgacaaaattcaaaataaatccTAAACGCACGTGTGCAGTTTAGCAGCAATTTGTAATGTATGTTGactatcaaaataaacttttctttcaggttttagaaaataatatatacagatgGTGTATAATGACTACATGTTTCTGGCGTCATTTTGATGACTTTGATAATTCTTGATTGACTGTGATAGACTCGATTGATTGTCTAACCGCTGAACCACTTCGTTAGTAAGAGACGTAATCGGGCACCGGTGAAAAAGTGACTACACGaaagcaaaacacaaaataaaacgaTTGACCAGTTATTTCACAGGACAACGCCTATTGTTCGTCTGCATCTTTGGATGGAAATCGCCGGTAGTGTAACCAAGATTATGTGGGTAGTTTACATTGGTGGACATGTAAGTAAGGTGCAAATGTAGAACGATTCGTTTATTGCCGCAGACCAGACGGAGAGGTTTAAATTGCCTTCACAGGAGTATGTAGTCTCTACAAATCTTCACTATTAAACCAGAGTGTACAGAGCTACATTTACTAAGTcctgaaatactgtatcttcTGCTGCGCTTCCCTGCCGACTCGGGAAGGTATTGAATAGGACAACACTTGTACTAACGCTGGTCCTGTAACGGCTTTCTTGCGCGATAGAAATGCGACAGCAGTGCAGTGGATGCTATTTGACTTGAGCCATTTTGAAAAGTTGTCGGATTTATTCTCACGATGTGTGGCATCTAAAGTTTGGAGATCTACTATAAGTAACATAGACTCTATGTGAGGAATGAGTCAGAATCCCGCAAACAACGCAATCTGAAAGTTTTACAAAGCCCGAGTCGCAGCTCTACAGCTTTTATTGCCTCCAAAAGTTTATAGACCTCTTTGGATAACAAATGTTGATCAGCACGATGAGCTGTTGCGAtgcttttttaagtttttgatGCTCAATATTATAAGGTTTTGTGGTTTCTGTTTTTGATTGCCTTAATTAACAAGACTTGATTGTAGTGCCATACTGTAGTTGCATGTATAATGCAAGGATGTTTTTtagaaattttaatttaataaccagttttcttccaaatattttaagcatccaTATTTATAGTACTGAATTTACATTCtatacatatttaatattcCTAGGAATATACCTTGAATCAGTTCCCATAAATTTCAGAAGAGGTCTGGAGGCATGCATTACTTTATACTAATTTATGAAACAAACACCCTGGTAATTGTTAATCGTTGGATATAATTTAGATTTAAATCTATCATTTTTTACAgaattttttcattgttttttttcacacaaaaagTTGGAATCTTCGTTCAAAAGTTGCTAAAGCAAACAATGGATATGAAGTACTGTAAATTCTATGAACTGTAATGATTTGCTTTCTTGATAGAAATGTGAAGAAGAGATATAGGTGCTAGACTTTTCTAACATTTTTTCTTGCTTCTATAGGATAGCCATCAACCAGTAACAGAGATAAAAAGTGGCCCAAACTTAGGTAACCTTTTGCTTCATTTCTAAacggtactgtatgtacaattaTTTTCAACACTGCTGTAAAAATTGTTGCATTTAACAAATGTAATCCTTATAAATAGCAAAAACTGTTTGAGATATGCAttctttttattgaaattgaaTGCACTTGAATATTATCCAGTGTGAAAATTATCACCAAAGCTTTGTTCTTTACATAACAAAAGTATAGGGCTCtttacaattttattaaattttattaGCTACTTTGGAAAAATGGTGACACAGAAAAATTGTGTTTGAAATGGGCAAAGGTTAGCTACCCTTCCTACAACTGTGCTTTAAAGGGTTCAGAGGGACTGAGTGTCTTCATGCCAGTCAGCTCAAAGCCCTTTATTCTGAATTTGCTCCAGATGGCATAAGAATCAATTCTGAGgaaaatcatttcatttttaaccttCCACACCTCTCCCAACACAACACCTGAATAGTTTAATAGAtcatctttttaaataataaaaatatgatttattgGGCCCACTTGATAACTAGTTTGGGAACTGcaatatttataattttttaacaatactAGGGCTACTTTCATGAGCTCAACTTAGGGACAGGAGTGGGAGGCCTCCTCATTTGTCATTTGTCTCCTCTTAGCTTTGGCTCCATGGAATCAAAAGTACATTTTTGTTCAtactcactttttaaaaaaaatcccactTGATAATCCCActaacaattcaggaaatatgAAATGTCTCTGCTGTGCCTTTAGCTGTCACATTTTCATACCATGATCTCAGAATCCTCTGATAATGAATGGGAATTCAGCAGTATTAACAAATACAATTATATCTTTTACACAACTTTAAAACAAGTCTATATTGTGTAGTTTAAATGTGAAATTCTGGGAGGTGGTGAGAAGAAATAATCCATATCTTAAATCATACCTTCTTtgagtatttaaaatatttataatctcACCACCAGAGAGTAATTGATCTGTTGAAAAGCTGTCATGTGTAATTCATAACTAAAGTGACAACTTTTGCTAATGGTTTTATACCTTTAAATAATGTTGTGAACTATCTAAATctttatacaaatattttaactcACACTTTGTGtcctaattattttaatataaatctattcatatgtatatactgtaatatgtatTCCCAAATTAACtagttttcatttgaaatgagTCCAAAATTGTTTCGCAAACTTTACTTTATTTCAGATTCTCAATAAAAACTCTATGATTAAGAATTACAAGCTTATTAAAACTATATCTCTTGATCTGGAAAGTGTTTCTGTTCTAACTCTTGACTGTGCAAGGCAGAATTCTCTTTTCATAGAAACACTCTGTGCAACacactttttgaaaatgttgtctGAGGTAGTAATTTAGCTATTCAGCTAGATAAAATATTGCTTTCATTCaaaaccacatatcctaaatgtTATCTGCAGGCAATTTAAATTATCATGAAATGTTTCTCAATAGAGAAAGAGAATTTATTTATAACTCCAAAGCATCGACTAATGCAAAACAAGCCTTCTCAATCAAGAAGACTAAGCAGGACAAAGCTGTCTCCTTTTAGCAGTTCTAAACAGGGAAAACTATCTTTCTCTATTGAATAAACCACATTTTTTGTTATGGTATACCCCTGGCCAGGCAAgaatgctatataaaattaaatcacCCACTTCAGTAACCTAATATTGAAGACTttcacaataaaacacaaacttaaaacagctctgttttgtcttttaagaaacaggaaTACAACAGTAAAGATAAGTAGTTTTTACACCTCTATTATTAATCTGCAGCATAtcgcatttgaaaaaaaaatatctttacagCACTGTAATAAGAAAAACGATGGGAGCTGGAACTACCTTTTGTCTGAAACCTTCATCTAGTAGGTTTAACATAAACCAAAAAATTCACATTTGGGTGGAAACACAGAGACGAACAAATAACAATTTAATTAGGAAAGAACCATCCAGGACCGGAACATCCACAGCTTGCTTATATTCCTTGGATCTGCTGTTGTACTTTATATTCAGCCCGTCTGTCCAGTGTGCGCTGGCGGAACATCACAAGGACGGCAAACAGGGTGCTGAACGTCAGCATAGCACCTTCGAACTTCCAGAACTTCAGCTCCTCTGCGGCGGCAGAGCGACaactaaaatgcaaataaatcactttttcaGCTAGCAAATCTGTTATTATTGCGCAGTTAATGACAGCCTTTACATCTCTAAAATCTCCTCTGCTGCGTACAGCAGATGTTTTTACAAATAGCGCAGTCTTACAGCAGAACAGTGTCAGAAAGCCATGAAGGACATTGTCCAATTCAACATCACAACTAAAGGAATTTAAAAGGTTTGTCCACAGCTGGCTGAGGATCCAAAccaatggggaaaaaatgatGATGGTTGATGTAAAATTAAATGTGGCCATTTTACAGTACGATATTTTgtagttttaataaaacaacacaATATAATAAACCATTTTGAAAAGACTGGAAAAATTAATCATTTACAGTAGATATACATAAATTAATTCTAACACAAGCTGTAATGAACGATTTTGAAATAATCTCCTTGGGTTAATAAGCCACAACAAAAAGAAGATGAAAGGCCATATTTCAAGAATGATGTAATACAGCCATACAAATTGTCATAAGATTGTTAATGtgaaaatatgcaaaaatatCAAACAATACTTGTCTTAAGGGCTATTCAAGTATAGAATAAGCTACTATACCTACTGATGTTGTAGAGGTCAATACCCTGGCCTCTTGCAACTAATTGAGATCCTTGCCTCTACTACCAATTGGGctaaatgggccaaatggcctcattTCATTTGTAACCCTCCTAATGTTCTTACCTTCTATGTTCAATGAGGCCTGAGGTGTTGCACTTCAGTTCTTCTACAAAGCCAGAAAAAGTACACTGTGCTTCAGTTTTCTGTACAAAACAGCAAAGGCGAGCAAGTCAGTCAAATTAATTCATATATCCACACACTGTACAATGATCTCTTGAACATCCTACAGCTCCATTTGATTTTGGTGTCTTTTTAAGAATATTGTGTGATCTCAAGTAATTCTATAAAAGGAAGCACTTTTTAACACACTTCTTATAATAAATCAAAGACAATACTATGCTCAATGGAATGAACTCTGATACTAACAATAGTAAGTAGTATCAGAAGAAGACCAAGAGGAGCAAATAAAGCATCATTCTAATAAGCTTGATTcttattctgaaatgttttcctttatATCCAATGAAGTGTTACCTTTACTGCTTCATCCCTGGGAAGGAAAACCATACAAGACCTTATTATtctctaattataaacacttCCTTTTCACATTCTGCCTTTCATTCATCCACATCTGGGCACAGACATGAACATATGGATTGATTTACCATCTGATAATCTCTGCACAGAAAGCATGTGCGCAGCACTGTAAATTCTTCTGTCTCCCAACAATGAAGTGGCTGTGCACTGCtagctgaaaaaaaatgaattagagacacatttaaaatatgtgaATTGTGCATTCAGCTCATATTtagtggttttcttttaaatgttcacTATTCATGAGGTTTCATTTGACCAAATCATAATGCAAATACTTACACATTTCATTCTGTGTTAATGGTGCTCCATCACAGGatctataaaatataaaattatataggATTATTTTTACAGCCTAGAAAATTCTATCAGTGGAGTCTAGCTGACTACAAAGTGACCTACAATTTTATTCCAAGCTTAATTGCTCTAAAATAATTGATCACATTATTAGTTGACTGGACAAAATTGAATGCTTCTatcaagaaataaaaagttttagaGTTAATAATTTACTTTATTCTATCATTCGATATTATCCTTGTCCAGTTGACCAATTCAGATAACTGAGAACAAGAACTGGAATGAAGAGCAGAAGGACTGAAGCCCTCTAGAAGATGGTTTAATATTACTTGTTTATACAAAAAGTGATGGCATAAACAAGACAAACCATATACtaaatatttcaggtgggtagctgcgtcagcatgcgtaggctgcaaaggaacaagtaataggtttattccatgctgaaaaaaagaagaaagagaacacaacgtttcagccgtggagccttcttcaggtgtcaaaatATACGATATACTAAATATATTACCCCAAAATAAGTTAGCAAGAGATAAGAATAAACCCCATTTCCCTAAGTAAATGATTCCCCCTGCTGGTACAAATGTGTAAgtgttaaaactaaaactataatTCACTGGACTGTAACATAACTATAGTATAGCTGAAAACAGTATAAAATGTTTGTTATGCGAAACACAGATTTTAGATTCGGCTACACCATAAATTTACAAAGTAaaagaaatcatttttaataaggctttttttgttcattgttGACTGTAGAAACCTAAATGCTAAATTTCCCTTCTAAACAAATTATTTCGGCATTAATTTAGGGGCTTTTCGTGGTTTCGATGATATTATTcatacccatccatccattttctaaccgcttcttccaattcaggatcacgGTGACTATTCCGGCAAACGGCGAGTGCAAggcagaaaccagagcacccagaggaaacccatgcaaatatggagagaacatacaaacttcacacagatagcatcacaggtccagaactgaagcTATGGCGCTAGTGCTGAGAgttagcaatgctaactactgtgctTTCCATTGTTCATACCATTTCAacaaaatgccttttctttgtaatattttatttaaataagacaTTTCTAAGCACATTTTCTCTATAAGATTTATTTTACCATTTGTTTCGGGGAAATTGATCTTTATTGTGATGCAAAGCATTACTGTTTTCTCCTCCAGTCTGTTCTGAAGGCTTCTCATACCAGCAATGAAGGATGTTAATGAAATATACACGCGGTTTTCAGTCTTAACAAGaaagcagcatggagcctcttTCAAGTAGCCAGAAACCACTGTTTCATAAAGTTCAGTAGtttcataatgtacagtagttgttcCTTAAACCAATCAGCAGTGAAAATGAAATAGAATTGATTTGGAGAAGGGCAGCATGGTAGCACAGTGGCTGGCATCCTTGCTTTGCAGTGCCGTGACCCCGGGTTCAATTCACGAGCTGTTATCTGTTATCTGTGTGTTcgtatgggtttcctctgggtactcTAGTTTCCTCCCTCAGCCCCAAcacatagtacagtacatactgtgctgataggttaattggcttcggtgaaaactggcccttgtatgagtgtgtttgtgtctttctgTGTGAGCCCTGAGGTGGACTGGATTCCTGTACAGGGTGTACCCGGgccttgcacccactgcttgctgggataggttccagctccccTACAACCCCGTATTGgatgaagcaattagaaaatgggtgaatgATCTGGACAACAGTTCAATGGTAACCAAACCCGATATCCAATTACATAATGATCCgattataaaaaaaacccataaaGGTCAAACTCATAAATCAGGGACAGAACTGAAATACCATTTTTGCATGCACACATcactggtaaaaaaaagtactttatCATCACAGAAGCCACATCATGTTTATAGAATGTTAATCAGGAGAGCCTGTGTAAAACATCCCACTGAAAGTAACATACTGGTAGACATACACACActtgaaaacaaataaacaaataaatcaaaCAGTTAAGCAATCTTAAAACCTTTCTGCTTACCTAATGATTATTAAACTCCAACTCATCCATAAAGAAGACAAAGCACAGAAGCAGCTGAAGTACATCCTTGTGTGCCTGTTTAGTTTTTATGAGGTCACTTGATCTAATTTGTAAACTGACAAAAATACAGAGGGTTATACAGGAACTACTTGTTTCACATAGGCGAACTATGCCTCAAAAGGTGATTTCGAAAGACTCACATGTACATGTAACATAATATTACAGAATACCCctatactgtactactgtaatgaaaagaatgtaaatgtaatttctCATGTACACGTGTGAAAATGATACTATTAtagaaatgtattaactaaaattaggttgattttaaaatgaacgCTTCGTAAACTTAAAAAAgacaacaacattaaaataaagtttcaagtagataagcTCAATGGCGGTCAACAACAATCAGACGATTAGTATGAACCATCTTGCTGCTTTGACGTGTGCTGCGATTAGTAAACCCCAGTACGATGTTTTCCCACTGTATTTCAGTGGAAATTTAAACTATGAAGAAGACCCCATTGCTAGTTTAGACATTATGTCATTAATATGTGGTACTTACGTGGTCTGTATCTAAGCAGAAATTTGTACtgcttaaattaattaatatcctGAGGACGACTGCTATATTACCGATGGTCTTAGAATCCCCATTGTAGAGCTGAATTGACGACTTCgtaactttctaaaaatatcaATAGTGAACAACAAGAACATCACATACCACGCAACTGTTGATGACAACACCGGGAATCACGTCATCTGTAGGAAATGCGTTTGATTGATTAGTTGTGAAACCAATAGGACTCCTGTCCATGAGGGCGCCGCGCAGAGGACCAATTAGAAACCCTCCTCAGGGAAAGGGACGTTCGGTTTTCTCCTGTGCTCAGTGGGAATCGAGGAACTGGGAGACGTGGAATTCAGAATCGGACTGGACAAGGCAAAGTGCCATACATGAGAATAACAGCAACccgcaaacaaaaataaattttggCCACTgtagtaatattttaataattctaattgatatttaattatatttaattgattGTTTTGCATCGCTGCTTCGCAGTTCTGGGTTCAGTCCTTgaactggggtgctgtctgcgcggagtttgtacgttctctcctagttcgtgtgggtttcctgggAGCGCCGGTTTCCACCCAGAGTCAAAATACACACTGGTAGGATAATTGGCTcatggaaaaattggccctggtttgaacgtatttgtgtctgtctgccctgtgaagaACTGGAGTCCCATCCAGTATGTACCCTTCCTTGTGCCCGTTGTTTTCCGTAATAGGCTCCAGGTCCACCGTGACCCTTCATTGAATAAGAAAACTGAACTAAACACCAATAACACCAAGGAAACGTATTCAGAATTACCAAATGTATAGTACATCGTAATAGGTCAACCCCCATTTAACGTTTCCTTGAAACAATTGTGGAGACCACGAACCTGTCACGGAAGCGTTTTCGTTCATTTCAGGCTATAGGTTTAGGTCATTATTTTCCATATAATCGACAAAGTGCAAACTCATTTAGTGATCACTTAACGGTATAATTTCCTAAAACGAAACGGTATATTATTGTATTAAATGTAACCAATTTACTATCCAAAGAATAGTGACAtagaatgtttatttaaaagaaatacatgTTCTGCATGCATAAGGTAAAACACAACAGGGTGACGAAATGAATTACCATATTTGAAAACGTCACTCAAACAAACGTACTAATAAATCAATCACCTATGTATTTAGACTTCAAAACCCTGCCTCTTCGCTCATTAACCCAATGAGTCTCCCTCAGAGTCTTTAAATTTAGCTGTTGAGTTTCTTCTGCGTGAACTGTGATAGCAGGCAAAGAGATTGGTAGTTTGGAAAAGTGAGCTGGGGGGGAGATATGGATCGGTTTTGTTGTCAGGTTTCCCCGCTAGACCCTCTGAGTCTGACACAGCCACCGTTGTACTATGATATGGAGAACCTGATAGGAAAAATGAGCAAATCTGTCCCTCTGATTATAAACGACAATGTAAACGCGAAATGGAACAGGTTCCAGGAAACGGCATATAGCGCAGATACTGATAGAGAATCCAGCTTGCGAAACAGACCCACAACAAACTTTTTCTTCGACGAAGGGTAAGGcaaaagtgttttattcatgTCTGTAAGAACGTGTTTTATCTGGCATGTGttgtgaaatatttgttttttttgtgtcttGAAGCAGCAGCACGATCATATTTAAAGGCACGGGTACACTTTTGTGAAGAATAAATAGCCTATATCGTAATTTGGACAAGAAAGCATAGCATTTGTATTTGTAGAATATGCATACGGTATATCTAACCCAAGTTCATTTATTCTAACTGTGCCGTAATCGTTTGTATTGCTTTCTGGAGTCCATGGTGTGATGAGTTACGTCTTCAGTACAAGAGGAGACGATTATATCTGTATATTGGTACTAATAAGCACGCAGCTCCTTTTAGGTTTAtaatggacatactgtaagtcgatatcctatcccagtgtattcaCGTCTTTAGTACTATACGGTTTAAAAAGTAGCTAAAATACCATTAAGTATCTGTTGACAAAATGATGTAATTTACCAATCCTGTAACAATTAAAACCTGTTTGAACCAATGGGTGATATAATTGCAGTTTACTGCATCTGGAGCGCATAACCCTATTCTTAAATGAAACGATTATGTATTTTGAGCATTTGCTGTGGTTGTAATTACGAGCTCATGTTCGGTTTTTAGCAATCTGAAACGAGATTGTATGATAAGTACTGCAAAATTTTTAAACGGCTCATCGTCTGGGTTTACCGAACACTTATCCAATTGAAGTAGAAATGTTCCActtaaatgaattaatttaagACAGCTGTTCCAGCTTTGTGGTTATGTATATCAATTTATCCGTCTGCATTATACACGTGTAGAAGGTCACACTTGTACTCGAATGAACTGCACCTTAAAACTGAGTTCAAGACTTTTTAAGCCTACACTGACGTTCTTAAAACGATTTTTTCACACTCGTTTTATGTCTAGATAATGTAGCTGTAGTTTCTCGGGAGAAGTGAATGGGTAATGTAAATTTAGGGAATGCACAGATCAGGTTGTAGGTCTGAAAAGCAAACCTCCAGCATTAATGTCTATAGTTTTTGCTTTTACAACTGTAATGTCTGTGCCCTGATCTCCCCAGATTTTCTGACAATGCCTTTGAGAATGACAATGAGGATGATGCTGAACTTGATGAGTGGACCCCTCCAGACTCtgatctcatccaaaagatggtCTCTCAGATAGAGTATTACCTGTCTGATGAAAACCTGGTCAAGGATGCTTTCCTTTTGAAACATGTAAAGAGAAACAAGATGGGTTATGTTAATATAAAACTACTGACTTCTTTTAAAAAGGTAAGAAGGAAATTGTTCCACCACAGATGATAGAAAAGCTAGATCatgtaaacaaaaaagaaaacacatttacatGGAGAATTGAGTTTAGAAGGACTAAGATACTATTAAGAAACTTAATAGAAGCCTGTGGTGGTTAGAGCAGTTGTATTGatattaatgtacattttagtttcatcactgcatttcattttttaaattttccatTCCATTATAACTCCATTTTT is a window from the Lepisosteus oculatus isolate fLepOcu1 chromosome 3, fLepOcu1.hap2, whole genome shotgun sequence genome containing:
- the LOC107079749 gene encoding protein JTB-like isoform X2 — protein: MSSSAQPLHCWETEEFTVLRTCFLCRDYQMKTEAQCTFSGFVEELKCNTSGLIEHRSCRSAAAEELKFWKFEGAMLTFSTLFAVLVMFRQRTLDRRAEYKVQQQIQGI
- the LOC107079749 gene encoding protein JTB-like isoform X1 codes for the protein MYFSCFCALSSLWMSWSLIIIRSCDGAPLTQNEMSSSAQPLHCWETEEFTVLRTCFLCRDYQMKTEAQCTFSGFVEELKCNTSGLIEHRSCRSAAAEELKFWKFEGAMLTFSTLFAVLVMFRQRTLDRRAEYKVQQQIQGI